AGTATGTGGATATTTGAGTCAACCAAATGCAAGACCATTTAATAAAGGAAAACAAAAAGAGATAATAAGTAGAGTAAAACATAACTAGGAGATGCAATATGAATTATTCTGGAATAAAATACTCTGACATGATAAATGGAAAGGGTATAAGGGTTAGTTTATTTGTGAGTGGTTGTACTCATAGATGCAAGGGATGCTTCAATAAAGATACTTGGGATGCTAATTATGGAAATCCTTTTACAGAAAAAGAGGAAGAGGAGATATTTTTATACTTTAAAAAATATGGAAAGGCAGCAAAAGGGTTATCCTTATTAGGAGGAGATCCTACCTATTGTAAAAATGTAGAACCACTCATAGAGTTTTTAAAAAAATTTAAAAGTCAATTTCCAGATAAAGATATTTGGATGTGGTCAGGATTTACTTGGGAACAGCTAGAGAAAGATAAACAGAGATTTGAGTTGGTTTCTTTATGTGATGTACTAATAGATGGAAGATTTGACATAGAGAAAAAAGATTTGAATTTAAAATGGAAAGGTAGTAGTAATCAAAGAGTGATAGATATACAAAAAAGTATCTCACTTGGAGAGATAGTGGAGTATCACTAATTAAGAAAGTTACTAGAGATATAAAAAATCAAGAGTGACAAAGATTGATAAAAGTCATTCTTGATTTTTATATTTTTTGATATCTATAATTAAAATATCTTAAAAAAGAAAATTTAAAAAAAGAAAAGTATTAAATAAAAAGAAAATTTGAAATAATATTTTTATATTCAAAGGTTTTCTATTGACAAATTTTTATTTGTATTTTATAATTATTACATAGAATGAAGAAGTATTTCTGAAGGAGAGGATTGATATGGTACCTTTATGTTTTGCTCAAATGAATAAAGATTTTTTAATAAAAGAGATAAAGGGACAAAGAGGGTCAAAATGTTGTCTTTTAGATAAAGGGCTCTGTGTAGGAAATAAGATTCGTGTAATGAATGGAAGCAAAGATTGCTTCATAGTAAAAGTTAATGATAAGATAAAATATGCTTTAAACTTTGGAGTAGCAAATAAAATAATGTTACAAGAGATATAGAAGATATTAACAGCCTGAAAGGGCTGTTCTTATTTAAAATAAAATTTTGTATATCAAAGGATTTAAAAGTTATATATGGAGGAAAACAAATGAAGTTATGTGATTTAAAAAACGGGGAGAGAGCAAGAATTATCAAAATAGGAAGAATAGGGGAGCTAAAAAAGAGATTAGTCGATATGGGAGTTACAGCTGGAGAAATAGTTAAACTAGAAAGAAATGCACCATTAGGAGATCCACAGGAGTATATAGTAAAGGGAACAGGAATAGCTATAAGAAAAGAAGATGCAAAAAATATAGAAGTAGAGAAAGTTGAAGAATAATTTATAGAGGGAGAGAAGGTTATGATAAGATTAGCATTTACAGGAAATCCAAATGTTGGAAAATCAGCTTTGATTAATGCTATTGCAGGTTCAAAGTTAAAAGTAGGAAACTGGCCAGGGGTAACAGTGGAAAAGAAAGAAGCAACTTTTACTTACAAAGGTGAAGAGATAGAGTTAGTTGACTTACCTGGAGTATATAGTTTGAGTCCATACTCATTAGAAGAAAAAATTACAAGAGATTTTATACTTGAAGAGAATCCAGATGTTGTAATTAACGTAGTAGATTCTACAAACTTAGAGAGAAACTTGTATTTAACTTTTCTTATAAAAGAGCTAGAAAAACCTACTATTATGGCTCTAAATCTATATGATGAGTTTGATAAGTTAAAATATAAATTAGATATCAAAGAGTTTGAAAATTTTATGGAGATGAAAGCTATACCAGTATCTGCTCTAAAAGGAACAGGAATAACTGAGCTTATGGATAGAGCTTTAGAGCTAGCTAAAGGAAATAAAAAAGAGAAGTTTTCTTTTCCATTTGATGAAGGGACAAGCACATTAATAAAGGATATTGTAAAAACTATTGAGTCAGATAAAAATTATGAAGAAGCTTTAAAAGTATACTCATCAGAATTTTTAGCTATAAAATTAATAGAGAGAGATACTCATATAATTGAAAAATTAAAAACTAGATTTAATATAGATGCAGAGAAGAGTTTTGAAGAGAAAATATTAAAACTAGAAGATAAATATGATAATGATAGTGAAACAATATTAGCAGAGCAAAGATATGGAAGTGTTAATGGAATTTTAGCTAAGACATTTACTACTTCAATGAAATCAAGATTGGATTTTACTGATAAAGTAGATAAATTACTTTTAAATAGAGTGTTGGGATTACCACTATTTTTCTTAATAATGGCTGGAGTAATGGCTTTTGTTTTCAATGGAAGTGCTCCATTTATTGATTGGGTAGATGGATTCTTTGCAGACTTTGTAGGAAAATATGTAGGTATGTTAGTAGAGGGAACTCCAGATTGGTTAAGCTCTTTAGTTGTAGATGGAATAGTAGGAGGAGTAGGAGGAGTTCTTACATTTGTTCCTGTTATGGTATTCCTATATTTCTTCTTAGCAATTTTAGAAGAGAGTGGATATATGTCAAGAGTAGCTTTCTTAATGGATAAGATTATGAGAAAGTTAGGATTAAATGGAAAATCATTTGTACCTATGGTAGTGGGATTTGGATGTACAGTACCAGCTATATATGCTACTAGAACTATGGAAGATGAAAGTTCTAGAAAGATGACAGCAGCAATGACACCGTTTATGTCTTGTGGTGCTAGATTACCAGTATACGGATTATTTACAGCAGCTTTCTTTGGGGCTAAAGGTGGACTTGTAGTTGTATCTATCTATTTACTAGGAATAGTAATAGCAATTTTAGTAGGACTTGTATTAAAAAATGTAAAAGGGTTTAAACCAGAAAATAGAGCTTTACTTATAGAGTTACCTCCTTATAGAATACCAAGTTTAAAAGTTATTTTGAATTCTACTTGGTTAAGAGTATTTGATTATATTAAAAGAGCAGGAACTGTAATATTAGGAATTATGATGATATTATGGGCTCTTACATATTTCCCAAATCATGGAGATTCAAACTCTTCATATATAGCTAAATTTGGACATACTTTTGCACCTATTATGAAGCCTACTGGTTTTGGAGATAGATGGGAGACAGTGGCAGCTATTCCACCTAGTATAGCAGCTAAAGAGGTAGTAGTAGGATTCTTAGCACAAGCATTACCATTAGAAAATGGAGATGAAGAAGCAGCTGAAGAAGTTGTAGAAGAAACAACTTTTGGACAAGATTTAGCTGAACAAGTAAAAGGACTTGGGGTGGCTATAAAAGACTCTGTAACAGGAATGTTAAGTCTAAATGTATCAGGACTATTTACAACTCCAGAAGCAGATGAGATAGAGGAAGAGGGAAGAGGAATAGTTCAAGCAACTGCTAATCTATGGCCTAATGATGAGTTAGCACCATTAAGAGCTTACTCTTTCATGACATTTATTCTTCTAGTTGTTCCATGTGTAGCTACATTAGGAGCTATCAAACATGAGTTTGGTTGGGGATATTTAGGAAAAGTTGTAGGAATAATGTTGGTAGTACCTTATATAGTATCTACACTAGTATTCCAAATAGGAAGATTTTTCTTCTAATATTTTGTGAAAAATTATCTCTAATGAAAGGAGAACTATTATGAAAACAATTATTTTAATAATAATCATAGCTATAATTGCTTTCTTTGCTCTAAGAAGTGTTGTTAGAGCTTTTAAAGGAGAGGGATGTAGTTGTGGAGATGGTGGTTGTAGCTCTGGAGGATGTTCTTGTGGAGGACATAACCATAGTTCTAAGGAACATAAGTGTAACTGTGAAAACCATCATAATTAAAGATAAAAAAGAATAGTCTAAATTCTTAAATTGAAATCAGAAAATAAAATTATTCAAT
Above is a window of Fusobacterium mortiferum ATCC 9817 DNA encoding:
- the feoB gene encoding ferrous iron transport protein B, with amino-acid sequence MIRLAFTGNPNVGKSALINAIAGSKLKVGNWPGVTVEKKEATFTYKGEEIELVDLPGVYSLSPYSLEEKITRDFILEENPDVVINVVDSTNLERNLYLTFLIKELEKPTIMALNLYDEFDKLKYKLDIKEFENFMEMKAIPVSALKGTGITELMDRALELAKGNKKEKFSFPFDEGTSTLIKDIVKTIESDKNYEEALKVYSSEFLAIKLIERDTHIIEKLKTRFNIDAEKSFEEKILKLEDKYDNDSETILAEQRYGSVNGILAKTFTTSMKSRLDFTDKVDKLLLNRVLGLPLFFLIMAGVMAFVFNGSAPFIDWVDGFFADFVGKYVGMLVEGTPDWLSSLVVDGIVGGVGGVLTFVPVMVFLYFFLAILEESGYMSRVAFLMDKIMRKLGLNGKSFVPMVVGFGCTVPAIYATRTMEDESSRKMTAAMTPFMSCGARLPVYGLFTAAFFGAKGGLVVVSIYLLGIVIAILVGLVLKNVKGFKPENRALLIELPPYRIPSLKVILNSTWLRVFDYIKRAGTVILGIMMILWALTYFPNHGDSNSSYIAKFGHTFAPIMKPTGFGDRWETVAAIPPSIAAKEVVVGFLAQALPLENGDEEAAEEVVEETTFGQDLAEQVKGLGVAIKDSVTGMLSLNVSGLFTTPEADEIEEEGRGIVQATANLWPNDELAPLRAYSFMTFILLVVPCVATLGAIKHEFGWGYLGKVVGIMLVVPYIVSTLVFQIGRFFF
- the nrdG gene encoding anaerobic ribonucleoside-triphosphate reductase activating protein; translated protein: MNYSGIKYSDMINGKGIRVSLFVSGCTHRCKGCFNKDTWDANYGNPFTEKEEEEIFLYFKKYGKAAKGLSLLGGDPTYCKNVEPLIEFLKKFKSQFPDKDIWMWSGFTWEQLEKDKQRFELVSLCDVLIDGRFDIEKKDLNLKWKGSSNQRVIDIQKSISLGEIVEYH
- a CDS encoding FeoA family protein; translated protein: MKLCDLKNGERARIIKIGRIGELKKRLVDMGVTAGEIVKLERNAPLGDPQEYIVKGTGIAIRKEDAKNIEVEKVEE
- a CDS encoding FeoA domain-containing protein — translated: MVPLCFAQMNKDFLIKEIKGQRGSKCCLLDKGLCVGNKIRVMNGSKDCFIVKVNDKIKYALNFGVANKIMLQEI